A region from the Clavibacter sp. A6099 genome encodes:
- a CDS encoding 4'-phosphopantetheinyl transferase family protein, with protein sequence MVVAAADHDVDGGLAGDEGDAVATALPGRRAEFVTGRVLARQALAALGIRPGPIPVARSGAPMWPAGVVGSITHCAGLRACAVGRRDEHAGIGIDATPTRPLPGGVLARVADLGSPPVAAGLDALRAAGVASPDSVLFAAAEAVAKARTSAHGGWHGIDGADIALHADGSFAVRARRGPAFTGTGRWAVAGGLALAGIALDEH encoded by the coding sequence GTGGTCGTCGCGGCAGCCGACCACGACGTGGACGGAGGCCTGGCCGGCGACGAGGGCGACGCCGTCGCGACCGCGCTCCCGGGCCGCCGCGCGGAGTTCGTGACCGGTCGCGTGCTCGCGCGGCAGGCGCTCGCGGCCCTGGGCATCCGACCCGGACCGATCCCGGTCGCGCGGAGCGGAGCTCCCATGTGGCCGGCCGGGGTCGTCGGCAGCATCACCCACTGCGCCGGGCTCCGCGCGTGCGCCGTCGGACGACGCGACGAGCACGCCGGGATCGGCATCGACGCGACACCCACACGTCCCCTCCCGGGAGGCGTGCTGGCGCGCGTGGCGGATCTCGGCAGCCCACCCGTCGCCGCGGGCCTCGACGCGCTCCGGGCAGCCGGGGTCGCGAGTCCCGACAGCGTGCTCTTCGCCGCGGCCGAGGCCGTCGCGAAGGCGCGGACCTCGGCGCACGGCGGCTGGCACGGCATCGACGGCGCGGACATCGCGCTCCACGCGGACGGCTCATTCGCCGTCCGCGCACGCCGGGGTCCGGCGTTCACCGGCACCGGCCGGTGGGCGGTGGCCGGGGGGCTGGCGCTGGCGGGCATCGCGCTCGACGAGCACTGA
- a CDS encoding RNA polymerase sigma factor, which translates to MALVLTRPAPAPERSTMSASPPGFDVREAFAEHGGALLGFAVNALQDRQLAEDCVQETFLRAWRARDSFDGERGSARTWLFAIERRVILDVHRARARTPRIVAEDEAPEQATREADPLDRLGIVEGLARLSDAHREAVVAVHLTGLSYQELSTATGVPVATLRTRVFHALRALRTHLDEVDPA; encoded by the coding sequence ATGGCGCTCGTCCTGACGCGTCCGGCCCCTGCACCCGAGCGGAGCACGATGAGCGCGTCCCCGCCCGGGTTCGACGTGCGCGAGGCGTTCGCGGAGCACGGCGGTGCTCTGCTCGGGTTCGCGGTCAACGCCCTGCAGGACCGCCAGCTCGCCGAGGACTGCGTGCAGGAGACGTTCCTCCGCGCCTGGCGCGCCCGCGACTCCTTCGACGGCGAGCGCGGCAGCGCGCGCACCTGGTTGTTCGCGATCGAGCGGCGGGTGATCCTCGACGTGCACCGCGCCCGGGCCCGCACGCCGCGCATCGTGGCCGAGGACGAGGCGCCCGAGCAGGCGACGCGGGAGGCGGATCCGCTCGACCGGCTCGGCATCGTCGAGGGCCTCGCCCGGCTCAGCGACGCCCACCGCGAGGCCGTCGTCGCGGTGCATCTCACCGGGCTCAGCTACCAGGAGCTCTCCACGGCCACGGGTGTGCCCGTCGCCACCCTGCGCACGCGCGTCTTCCACGCGCTCCGCGCCCTCCGCACGCATCTCGACGAAGTGGATCCCGCATGA
- a CDS encoding CHRD domain-containing protein, which translates to MTHTRLVRNMTIGGAAAAALTLLAATPASAETTVPEPDRFTSAFTVMATPDQVLNADGVATPGEPGATGRFDLRLDSASNTICYDITLTGVTGEYKSPAKTATHIHQAAVGKAGPPRIAFPNPVDAGDGTRTSSGCMQGPFTTGIMNAQNQDTGTGFTVAQIEADPASFAADTHTASFTAGAVRGQLTQVPVGGVDTGAGGSATTTSALPLVAGGGAVALAAAGVVLMRRHRAQES; encoded by the coding sequence ATGACGCACACGAGACTCGTCCGGAACATGACCATCGGGGGCGCCGCCGCGGCCGCCCTCACCCTCCTCGCCGCGACGCCCGCGTCCGCCGAGACCACCGTCCCCGAGCCCGACCGCTTCACGAGCGCGTTCACCGTGATGGCGACGCCCGACCAGGTGCTCAACGCCGACGGCGTCGCGACCCCCGGCGAGCCCGGCGCCACCGGCCGATTCGACCTCCGCCTCGACTCCGCGTCGAACACCATCTGCTACGACATCACCCTCACGGGCGTCACCGGCGAGTACAAGAGCCCCGCGAAGACGGCCACGCACATCCACCAGGCCGCCGTCGGCAAGGCCGGCCCACCCCGCATCGCCTTCCCCAACCCGGTGGACGCCGGCGACGGCACCCGCACCAGCTCCGGCTGCATGCAGGGCCCCTTCACGACCGGGATCATGAACGCGCAGAACCAGGACACGGGCACGGGCTTCACGGTCGCGCAGATCGAGGCCGACCCGGCCTCGTTCGCGGCCGACACCCACACCGCGTCGTTCACGGCCGGTGCCGTGCGCGGCCAGCTGACCCAGGTGCCGGTCGGCGGTGTCGACACGGGCGCGGGCGGATCCGCCACCACGACCTCGGCCCTCCCGCTCGTCGCGGGCGGCGGTGCCGTCGCGCTCGCCGCGGCCGGCGTCGTGCTGATGCGCCGCCACCGCGCGCAGGAGTCCTGA
- a CDS encoding class F sortase: protein MHRSPAGASPARRARRAVVLAAALIPLVALAGCAPAEPGAAPGARSATSPAAPSAPPAAASSAPPTTSPTVVQGLGAVPTRVAIPAIDLDQPLIDLGIAADGRMEVPVDFDDVGWFTGGGRPGGRGPTVIAAHVDSRVGPAAFGRLAELGVGDEVSVQDVDGGSTRYAVTEVADFAKADFPTARVFGAQPTDQLRLITCGGIFDRSVGHYEDNRVVFAEPVG, encoded by the coding sequence GTGCACCGCAGCCCGGCTGGCGCGTCGCCCGCGCGGCGCGCCCGCCGGGCCGTGGTGCTGGCGGCCGCGCTGATCCCGCTGGTCGCGCTCGCGGGCTGCGCGCCCGCGGAGCCCGGAGCGGCACCGGGTGCTCGCTCCGCGACGTCGCCCGCAGCGCCGTCCGCCCCACCGGCCGCCGCGTCGAGCGCCCCGCCCACGACCTCCCCCACGGTCGTGCAGGGCCTCGGCGCGGTCCCCACCCGCGTCGCCATCCCCGCCATCGACCTCGACCAGCCGCTCATCGACCTCGGGATCGCCGCCGACGGCCGGATGGAGGTGCCCGTCGACTTCGACGACGTCGGCTGGTTCACGGGCGGCGGGCGTCCCGGCGGTCGCGGGCCCACGGTGATCGCCGCGCACGTCGACTCGCGCGTGGGACCCGCCGCGTTCGGCCGGCTCGCCGAGCTCGGCGTGGGCGACGAGGTGTCCGTGCAGGACGTCGACGGCGGATCCACGCGCTACGCCGTGACCGAGGTCGCCGACTTCGCCAAGGCCGACTTCCCGACCGCGCGTGTGTTCGGCGCGCAGCCCACCGACCAGCTCCGCCTCATCACCTGCGGCGGGATCTTCGACCGGAGCGTCGGCCACTACGAGGACAACCGCGTCGTGTTCGCGGAGCCCGTGGGCTGA
- the pcp gene encoding pyroglutamyl-peptidase I, which translates to MPTVLLTGFEPFDGDTSNPSWTAVQEVRDRWDGDAEIQVRQLPVDFAKVDDALRAALAEVDPDVVISVGLAGGIETLEVERVAINVDDARIPDNTGFQPIDEPVVDGGPAAYFSTLPIKAAVAAVRTKGIPAVVSQTAGTYTCNHVFYLLMHELRDRPGTRGGFVHIPYSTEEAIGTDRPYMRMEQIATALTAVVRATLANATDVKVGGGSLD; encoded by the coding sequence ATGCCCACCGTCCTCCTCACCGGTTTCGAGCCCTTCGACGGCGACACCAGCAACCCGTCGTGGACCGCCGTCCAGGAGGTCCGCGACCGCTGGGACGGCGACGCCGAGATCCAGGTGCGGCAGCTGCCCGTCGACTTCGCGAAGGTCGACGACGCGCTGCGGGCGGCGCTCGCCGAGGTGGATCCCGATGTCGTGATCTCCGTGGGCCTCGCCGGCGGCATCGAGACGCTCGAGGTGGAGCGCGTCGCGATCAACGTCGACGACGCCCGCATCCCCGACAACACGGGGTTCCAGCCCATCGACGAGCCGGTCGTCGACGGCGGCCCGGCGGCGTACTTCAGCACCCTGCCGATCAAGGCGGCGGTCGCGGCCGTGCGCACCAAGGGGATCCCCGCGGTCGTCTCGCAGACCGCCGGCACCTACACCTGCAACCACGTCTTCTACCTGCTGATGCACGAGCTGCGCGACCGCCCCGGCACCCGCGGCGGCTTCGTCCACATCCCGTACTCGACGGAGGAGGCGATCGGCACCGACCGCCCCTACATGCGCATGGAGCAGATCGCGACGGCCCTCACGGCCGTGGTCCGCGCGACGCTCGCGAACGCGACCGACGTGAAGGTGGGCGGCGGGTCGCTCGACTGA
- a CDS encoding FAD-dependent oxidoreductase produces the protein MHVVIAGGGIAGLATAIAVRRAGHEATVLERRSAAEVTGSWLQVASNGMVALDSIGLGDAASSLGEATPRVRISAADGRRTADLPLGPQPGEGLVTRSLRRAELHTLLREEATRVGARTVHAARVTSVAQDERGASLVTEYGERHAGDLVIGADGVGSAVRAGLGAQAAGPAERVTGLVYVGGTARAGALPASASTPGTLQFRFGRDCFLAYAILEDGTTGWFANPRVPVSRRGSAPGAPLTSEDWADLLLRLGARDALPLEQLIPATPDLDSRFPRREAPPAWGARRVVLVGDAAHAISPSSGQGASLALEDAAVLGRILAGGADPVDVVAQLARRRQERVAYVIEQGRWLDRIKLLGTVGAAVRDRVIMPLADRQAARGRAGAGSELYDFVLA, from the coding sequence ATGCACGTCGTGATCGCCGGCGGCGGCATCGCCGGTCTCGCCACGGCCATCGCCGTCCGTCGTGCGGGGCACGAGGCGACCGTCCTCGAGCGCCGGAGCGCCGCCGAGGTGACGGGATCCTGGCTCCAGGTCGCGAGCAACGGCATGGTCGCGCTGGACTCCATCGGGCTCGGCGACGCGGCGAGCTCTCTCGGCGAGGCCACCCCGCGGGTCCGCATCTCCGCGGCCGACGGGCGCCGGACGGCGGACCTGCCGCTCGGCCCGCAGCCGGGTGAGGGCCTCGTCACCCGCTCGCTGCGTCGGGCGGAGCTGCACACGCTGCTGCGGGAGGAGGCGACGCGCGTCGGGGCGCGCACGGTGCACGCGGCGCGCGTGACCTCCGTCGCGCAGGACGAGCGGGGAGCGAGCCTCGTGACGGAGTACGGGGAACGGCACGCGGGGGACCTGGTCATCGGCGCGGACGGGGTGGGCTCGGCGGTCCGGGCGGGTCTGGGTGCGCAGGCGGCCGGCCCCGCGGAGCGCGTCACCGGTCTGGTCTACGTCGGCGGCACGGCCCGGGCGGGTGCGCTGCCCGCCTCCGCGTCCACGCCGGGCACCCTGCAGTTCCGCTTCGGACGCGACTGCTTCCTCGCGTACGCGATCCTCGAGGACGGCACCACCGGATGGTTCGCGAACCCCCGCGTCCCCGTCTCCCGGCGCGGGTCCGCCCCGGGCGCGCCGCTCACGTCGGAGGACTGGGCGGATCTGCTGCTGCGGCTCGGCGCCCGGGACGCGCTGCCGCTCGAGCAGCTGATCCCCGCCACGCCGGACCTCGACTCCCGCTTCCCGCGCCGGGAGGCGCCTCCCGCGTGGGGCGCGCGCCGGGTGGTCCTGGTCGGCGACGCCGCGCACGCCATCTCCCCGTCGTCCGGCCAGGGCGCGTCGCTCGCGCTCGAGGACGCCGCCGTGCTCGGGCGCATCCTGGCCGGAGGCGCGGATCCGGTCGACGTCGTGGCGCAGCTCGCCCGGCGGCGCCAGGAGAGGGTGGCATACGTCATCGAGCAGGGCCGGTGGCTCGATCGGATCAAGCTCCTCGGCACGGTGGGCGCCGCGGTGCGGGATCGGGTCATCATGCCGCTCGCCGACCGCCAGGCCGCGCGAGGCCGTGCCGGGGCCGGATCCGAGCTCTACGACTTCGTGCTGGCCTGA
- a CDS encoding MFS transporter, with amino-acid sequence MSTTAPAAVAEPEPAAPPRRRVAAWALWDWGSAAFNAVVTTFVFSTYLASSLFVDPAIVAAAGDDARNPALVAAKADTSGVISLALTIAGLLIAVLAPVLGQRSDGSGRRRLWLGINTGIVVLAMLGMVFVEPVPSYLWLGAVLLATGNVFFEFASVNYNAMLVQVSTPRTVGRVSGLGWGMGYVGGIVLLALLLGLFLFDFGTPGASGLLGLPSGAEGGALDVRIAILVAAIWCAVFSIPVLVGVPEIPAAPGRKRQGILASYGTLFRRIAELYRESPRVIVFLVASAVFRDGLAAVFTFGAIIAAQVFGFTTTEVLLFGVAANVVAGIGTFAAGWFDDRFGAKPVILVSLVCLILGGSAVLAVGDAKAGFWATGLFLCLFVGPVQSSSRTFLARISPAGREGEMFGLYTTTGRAVSFLAPGLFGIAVAITGDTRFGIIGIVIVLLAGLLLMLRVRGADARVA; translated from the coding sequence ATGAGCACCACCGCGCCCGCCGCCGTCGCCGAGCCCGAGCCCGCCGCCCCTCCCCGCCGACGGGTCGCCGCATGGGCGCTGTGGGACTGGGGATCCGCGGCCTTCAACGCCGTGGTCACCACCTTCGTCTTCAGCACGTACCTCGCGAGCAGCCTGTTCGTGGATCCCGCGATCGTCGCTGCCGCGGGCGACGACGCGCGCAACCCGGCGCTCGTGGCCGCGAAGGCCGACACCTCGGGCGTGATCTCGCTCGCGCTCACCATCGCCGGGCTCCTCATCGCGGTGCTCGCGCCCGTGCTCGGGCAGCGCTCCGACGGATCCGGCCGCCGCCGCCTCTGGCTCGGGATCAACACCGGAATCGTCGTGCTCGCGATGCTCGGCATGGTGTTCGTCGAGCCCGTGCCCTCCTACCTCTGGCTCGGCGCCGTGCTCCTCGCCACCGGCAACGTGTTCTTCGAGTTCGCGAGCGTGAACTACAACGCGATGCTCGTGCAGGTGAGCACGCCGCGCACGGTCGGCCGCGTGTCCGGCCTCGGCTGGGGCATGGGCTACGTGGGCGGGATCGTGCTGCTCGCGCTGCTGCTCGGCCTCTTCCTCTTCGACTTCGGGACGCCGGGCGCATCCGGCCTCCTCGGCCTGCCGTCGGGAGCCGAGGGTGGCGCGCTCGACGTGCGCATCGCGATCCTCGTGGCCGCGATCTGGTGCGCCGTGTTCTCGATCCCCGTGCTGGTGGGCGTGCCCGAGATCCCGGCGGCGCCGGGGCGGAAGCGGCAGGGCATCCTCGCGTCGTACGGCACGCTGTTCCGCCGGATCGCGGAGCTCTACCGGGAGTCGCCGCGCGTCATCGTGTTCCTCGTCGCGAGCGCCGTGTTCCGCGACGGGCTCGCGGCCGTCTTCACGTTCGGGGCCATCATCGCCGCCCAGGTCTTCGGGTTCACGACCACCGAGGTGCTGCTGTTCGGCGTCGCGGCCAACGTGGTCGCCGGCATCGGCACGTTCGCGGCCGGCTGGTTCGACGACCGGTTCGGCGCGAAGCCGGTGATCCTCGTGTCGCTCGTCTGCCTCATCCTCGGCGGATCCGCGGTGCTCGCCGTCGGCGACGCCAAGGCCGGCTTCTGGGCGACGGGCCTGTTCCTCTGCCTGTTCGTGGGCCCCGTGCAGTCGTCGAGCCGCACCTTCCTCGCGCGGATCTCGCCGGCCGGCCGCGAGGGCGAGATGTTCGGCCTCTACACGACCACGGGCCGCGCGGTCTCGTTCCTGGCGCCGGGCCTGTTCGGCATCGCGGTGGCCATCACGGGCGACACGCGCTTCGGGATCATCGGCATCGTGATCGTGCTGCTCGCGGGGCTGCTGCTCATGCTGCGGGTGCGCGGGGCGGACGCGCGGGTGGCGTGA
- a CDS encoding phosphotransferase — protein sequence MDGPLEGGNMNRVEREGDTVTRDAGPWTPTVHRWLRHLALAGVEGIPQPLGIEGGRERLAFMHGDVPVYPLPRWIWADDVLAQAGRRLRELHDASIGFALDGAVWQSVTKVPSEVICHNDFAPHNLVFADGRLTGVIDMDMASPGPRIWDLAYLATRAVPLSGSAQDGAPGMDDARRRVALLLDAYGSDATWADVLRIAILRLHDLAEMSIEKAAELGKPHLRDEAAHYSADAAFLHGILDAERAQPGPA from the coding sequence ATGGACGGACCCCTCGAAGGCGGCAACATGAACCGCGTCGAGCGCGAGGGCGACACCGTCACCCGCGACGCCGGCCCGTGGACCCCGACCGTGCACCGCTGGCTCCGGCACCTCGCGCTCGCGGGCGTCGAGGGGATCCCGCAGCCGCTCGGCATCGAGGGCGGCCGTGAGCGGCTGGCGTTCATGCACGGCGATGTGCCCGTCTACCCGCTGCCGCGCTGGATCTGGGCCGACGACGTGCTCGCGCAGGCCGGCCGCCGCCTCCGCGAGCTGCACGACGCGAGCATCGGCTTCGCGCTCGACGGCGCGGTCTGGCAGTCGGTCACCAAGGTGCCGAGCGAGGTGATCTGCCACAACGACTTCGCGCCGCACAACCTCGTCTTCGCCGACGGCCGGCTCACGGGCGTGATCGACATGGACATGGCCTCGCCCGGCCCGCGCATCTGGGACCTCGCGTACCTCGCGACGCGCGCGGTGCCGCTCTCCGGCTCCGCGCAGGACGGCGCGCCCGGCATGGACGACGCCCGCCGCCGCGTCGCGCTGCTCCTCGACGCGTACGGATCCGACGCGACCTGGGCCGACGTCCTCCGCATCGCGATCCTCCGCCTGCACGACCTCGCCGAGATGTCGATCGAGAAGGCCGCCGAGTTGGGCAAGCCGCATCTCCGCGACGAGGCCGCCCACTACTCCGCCGATGCCGCGTTCCTCCACGGGATCCTCGACGCCGAGCGCGCGCAGCCGGGCCCGGCCTGA
- a CDS encoding NUDIX hydrolase produces MSEGCQVVLVDAAGRILLQLRDDIPTIPFPGMWAIPGGMLEPGETPLACIVREVEEELGARIPPAEVAHLMTRTRSYGIEHTFTARLDVAVEDIRLTEGQRVAWFPVGDAVGMELAYEDADVLREVAGRIARG; encoded by the coding sequence GTGAGCGAGGGCTGCCAGGTCGTGCTCGTGGACGCTGCCGGGCGGATCCTGCTGCAGCTGCGCGACGACATCCCGACGATCCCCTTCCCCGGCATGTGGGCGATCCCCGGCGGCATGCTCGAGCCGGGCGAGACGCCGCTCGCGTGCATCGTGCGGGAGGTCGAGGAGGAGCTGGGCGCGCGGATCCCGCCGGCCGAGGTGGCGCACCTCATGACGCGCACGCGCTCCTACGGGATCGAGCACACGTTCACCGCACGGCTCGACGTGGCGGTGGAGGACATCCGGCTCACCGAGGGGCAGCGCGTCGCGTGGTTCCCGGTGGGCGACGCGGTCGGGATGGAGCTGGCGTACGAGGACGCGGACGTGCTGCGGGAGGTCGCGGGGCGGATCGCGCGCGGCTGA
- a CDS encoding MarR family transcriptional regulator, with translation MTPERTARRRDDAAAVDALANALHMIETAQRHLRTRIAQDIGMNATDLTVISVVGDLHRMTPKHLASEISMGTGAVTAVIDRLVGAGHLDRVPNPRDRRSVFLELTPAGRKTLARMEADYREAAAVALRASPALGTEETAEDIARAAIAMTAHTIDGPDAGASA, from the coding sequence ATGACCCCGGAGAGAACCGCACGCCGCCGCGACGACGCCGCGGCCGTGGATGCCCTCGCCAACGCGCTGCACATGATCGAGACCGCGCAGCGCCACCTGCGCACGCGCATCGCGCAGGACATCGGGATGAACGCCACCGACCTGACCGTGATCAGCGTGGTGGGCGACCTCCACCGCATGACCCCCAAGCACCTGGCCTCCGAGATCTCGATGGGCACGGGCGCGGTGACCGCGGTGATCGACCGGCTGGTCGGCGCCGGGCACCTCGACCGCGTGCCGAACCCGCGGGACCGCCGCAGCGTCTTCCTCGAGCTCACCCCCGCCGGCCGGAAGACGCTCGCGCGCATGGAGGCCGACTACCGCGAGGCGGCCGCCGTGGCGCTCCGGGCCTCCCCCGCGCTCGGCACCGAGGAGACGGCGGAGGACATCGCGCGCGCCGCGATCGCCATGACCGCGCACACCATCGACGGACCGGACGCGGGCGCATCCGCGTGA
- a CDS encoding S26 family signal peptidase: protein MTDIQDRSPAPTAGIAPIDALELEAELALDLELPLDLELDLELDLLAEELLLDPAAPVLPDSGLTASVLPVRGATRRAARTSRTIRRRTVLMWAATVLLTALVAVTLLFQASGGRWFVVQTPSMGTTAPVGTLLLTTPVLLEDLHVGDVVSFHPSTTPDETYTHRVIAVDADGITTRGDINGAVDPWKTDQAHLVGEATTILPGFGWLAKGVPLLLAGLVIVMVLTRPIGSPTHRASLRMLGGALVAALTVFLLKPFVGLVVLDAATRGSDVEATVVSTGMLPIRIAAEGGTHTTLAAGQVGTITAPAAEAGRFHDVTSTLDLPLWGWVLFSVLCALPLIWTLSVGLPAEREERRA, encoded by the coding sequence ATGACCGACATCCAGGACCGCTCGCCCGCCCCGACGGCAGGCATCGCTCCGATCGACGCCCTCGAGCTTGAGGCGGAGCTCGCCCTCGACCTGGAGCTCCCCCTCGACCTGGAGCTCGACCTCGAGCTGGACCTCCTCGCCGAGGAGCTCCTGCTCGACCCGGCCGCCCCGGTGCTCCCGGACTCCGGCCTCACCGCCTCCGTCCTCCCCGTGCGCGGCGCGACCCGCCGCGCCGCGCGCACCTCCCGCACGATCCGCCGCCGCACCGTCCTGATGTGGGCCGCCACCGTCCTCCTCACCGCCCTCGTCGCGGTGACGCTCCTCTTCCAGGCGTCCGGCGGCCGCTGGTTCGTCGTGCAGACCCCGTCGATGGGCACCACGGCCCCCGTCGGCACGCTGCTGCTCACGACCCCCGTCCTCCTCGAGGACCTGCACGTCGGCGACGTCGTCAGCTTCCACCCCTCCACCACGCCTGACGAGACCTACACGCACCGCGTCATCGCGGTCGACGCCGACGGGATCACCACCCGGGGCGACATCAACGGCGCCGTGGATCCGTGGAAGACCGACCAGGCGCACCTCGTCGGCGAGGCCACGACGATCCTCCCCGGCTTCGGCTGGCTCGCGAAGGGCGTGCCGCTGCTGCTCGCCGGCCTCGTCATCGTCATGGTGCTCACCCGCCCCATCGGCTCGCCGACGCACCGCGCCTCCCTGCGCATGCTCGGCGGCGCGCTCGTCGCCGCGCTCACGGTCTTCCTGCTCAAGCCCTTCGTCGGCCTCGTCGTGCTCGACGCGGCGACCCGCGGCAGCGACGTGGAGGCGACCGTCGTGTCGACCGGCATGCTCCCCATCCGCATCGCGGCCGAGGGCGGCACCCACACGACGCTCGCCGCGGGCCAGGTCGGCACGATCACCGCGCCCGCGGCGGAGGCGGGCCGCTTCCACGACGTGACGTCCACGCTCGACCTGCCGCTCTGGGGCTGGGTCCTCTTCTCCGTCCTCTGCGCGCTCCCCCTCATCTGGACCCTCTCGGTCGGCCTCCCCGCCGAGCGCGAGGAGCGCCGCGCATGA
- a CDS encoding LamG domain-containing protein: MTVAARLAAIAASVSAVALGAVLLLAPGTSGAYTAAITNTNNTAASSAAFFTCSSAFAADKANALFAYPLNEASGSTRAVDAASGAYPGTYRGAMMSDTTSARACARDTGGAYVLDGSDFVTNALQTQGPATFSTEVWFKTTVKGGKLIGYGNSQAGSSSAYDRHTYVSTTGQLAFGTYNSGYQTITSSANVADGAWHHVVATMSPGTGMTLYLDGARVAQNTGFTAPESNSGYWRIGYDNVSGWPNAGSAYFVGSMRFAAVYKTALTAAQVQNHYAAGR; this comes from the coding sequence ATGACCGTCGCCGCCCGCCTCGCCGCGATCGCCGCGTCCGTCTCCGCGGTCGCCCTCGGCGCCGTCCTCCTCCTCGCGCCCGGGACGAGCGGCGCGTACACCGCCGCCATCACGAACACGAACAACACGGCCGCGTCGTCCGCCGCCTTCTTCACCTGCTCGAGCGCCTTCGCGGCCGACAAGGCCAATGCGCTGTTCGCGTACCCGCTCAACGAGGCGAGCGGATCCACCCGGGCCGTCGACGCCGCGAGCGGCGCGTACCCCGGCACCTACCGGGGCGCGATGATGAGCGACACGACCAGCGCGCGCGCCTGCGCCCGCGACACCGGCGGTGCATACGTGCTCGACGGCTCCGACTTCGTGACCAACGCGCTGCAGACACAGGGCCCGGCGACGTTCAGCACCGAGGTGTGGTTCAAGACGACCGTCAAGGGCGGCAAGCTCATCGGCTACGGCAACTCGCAGGCCGGCTCCTCCTCCGCCTACGACCGCCACACCTACGTCTCCACGACGGGTCAGCTGGCCTTCGGCACCTACAACAGCGGGTACCAGACGATCACGAGCTCGGCCAACGTGGCCGACGGCGCCTGGCACCACGTGGTGGCCACGATGTCGCCGGGCACGGGCATGACCCTGTACCTCGACGGCGCCCGCGTCGCGCAGAACACGGGCTTCACCGCGCCGGAGAGCAACAGCGGCTACTGGCGCATCGGCTACGACAACGTGTCGGGCTGGCCGAACGCGGGATCCGCCTACTTCGTCGGCAGCATGCGGTTCGCGGCCGTGTACAAGACGGCGCTCACCGCGGCGCAGGTCCAGAACCACTACGCCGCCGGCCGCTGA
- a CDS encoding nuclear transport factor 2 family protein, translating into MSVQRIPVSLLARGTAALAGVVVLAGCSAPGAASAASDTTPDATTAVATTAPSSAGDGGTTADRTDSDTEDRNATIISTLFTAAFPDPASAGAQAAVLAAVAPDSTANGSGAKAGPSGVLDEFATAHQRVPGAHAVIKHIAADGDLVAVHWQVASNPDDERTGEAAVDLFRLADGKVTARWTFDQPIPQGKPASGNTNTMFSDLYEGKADAPELTEQQEEANRQLAVGAYDTLFRDHDASVLDRSFDPAYLQHNTVAANGTAALKAFFSGGAQFPAQQSVISIADDDLVWTFSQPVGAKADDPFLAADIFRVDGGLIREHWDVVPAS; encoded by the coding sequence ATGAGCGTTCAACGAATCCCCGTCTCCCTGCTCGCCCGCGGCACCGCCGCCCTCGCCGGAGTGGTCGTCCTGGCCGGATGCTCCGCTCCCGGCGCGGCCTCGGCCGCCTCCGACACCACGCCCGACGCGACCACCGCCGTCGCCACCACCGCTCCCAGCTCGGCGGGCGACGGCGGCACGACGGCCGACCGCACCGACTCCGACACGGAGGACCGGAACGCGACGATCATCTCGACGCTGTTCACCGCGGCCTTCCCGGATCCCGCCTCCGCCGGCGCGCAGGCCGCCGTGCTGGCGGCCGTCGCCCCCGACTCGACCGCGAACGGCTCCGGGGCGAAGGCCGGCCCGAGCGGCGTGCTCGACGAGTTCGCCACGGCGCACCAGCGCGTGCCCGGCGCGCACGCCGTTATCAAGCACATCGCCGCCGACGGCGACCTCGTGGCCGTGCACTGGCAGGTCGCCTCGAACCCCGACGACGAGCGCACCGGCGAGGCCGCGGTCGACCTCTTCCGCCTCGCGGACGGAAAGGTCACCGCGCGCTGGACGTTCGACCAGCCGATCCCGCAGGGCAAGCCCGCGAGCGGCAACACGAACACGATGTTCAGCGACCTCTACGAGGGCAAGGCGGACGCGCCCGAGCTGACCGAGCAGCAGGAGGAGGCGAACCGGCAGCTGGCCGTGGGCGCCTACGACACGCTCTTCCGGGATCACGACGCGAGCGTGCTCGACCGCTCGTTCGACCCGGCGTACCTGCAGCACAACACGGTCGCCGCGAACGGCACGGCGGCGCTCAAGGCCTTCTTCTCCGGGGGCGCGCAGTTCCCGGCGCAGCAGTCGGTGATCTCCATCGCCGACGACGACCTCGTCTGGACCTTCTCGCAGCCGGTCGGCGCGAAGGCCGACGACCCGTTCCTCGCCGCCGACATCTTCCGGGTCGACGGCGGGCTCATCCGCGAGCACTGGGACGTGGTGCCCGCGAGCTGA